A window from Nitrosopumilus adriaticus encodes these proteins:
- a CDS encoding NAD(P)/FAD-dependent oxidoreductase has protein sequence MAHNFDVVIIGGGILGTSISYFLSHLNKSKKIVVIEQEHNVAFHTSGRNTGKVHAPYLYNPEKKKLFAKAAFHGFEMWEEYSKLRNLPFKKDGVIEVALDKKGNSVLEKYLKWGKQNGLEDKDIKLMNSAELKKIEPEIKCESALYVYKDGSTDYSIFTDSVMKDSEASGTKFILDTKVTKIKKENGKWKITLDGEYEIFAKFLINAAGGEAINIAHDAGLAEKLTDVHFRGEYWRAPKEYNNLTKTSVYSVPEFPDYPFLDPHWIIRVDGSCEIGPNAVPVFSPYGYNKTENIKEFIPKMLEMLGSGARKAIFDKQFQELAMNEIQSSMSKSAMIDRVKRFLPKIDADRITEKGTAGIRSSVIDENGKFVPDVILIDDDTSFHILNYNSPGATGALPFASHIISHLNKNGLFQSEDLDAQCGPWKFSEIIEKLER, from the coding sequence ATGGCACATAACTTTGATGTAGTAATTATCGGTGGCGGTATTCTTGGAACATCTATCTCATATTTTCTATCACATCTAAACAAATCAAAAAAAATTGTAGTAATTGAGCAAGAGCATAATGTAGCATTTCATACCAGTGGGAGAAACACCGGGAAAGTTCATGCACCATATTTGTACAATCCTGAAAAGAAGAAATTGTTCGCAAAAGCTGCTTTTCATGGATTTGAGATGTGGGAGGAATATTCTAAATTAAGAAATTTGCCTTTCAAAAAAGATGGAGTGATAGAAGTTGCTTTGGATAAAAAAGGTAACTCAGTTCTTGAGAAATATCTAAAGTGGGGTAAACAAAACGGGTTAGAAGATAAAGATATCAAACTAATGAATAGTGCAGAGTTAAAAAAAATAGAACCAGAAATAAAATGTGAGTCGGCACTATATGTTTACAAAGATGGATCAACTGACTATTCAATATTCACAGACTCTGTAATGAAAGACAGTGAAGCTAGTGGAACCAAATTCATTTTAGACACAAAGGTAACAAAAATCAAAAAAGAAAATGGAAAATGGAAGATCACACTAGATGGCGAGTATGAAATATTTGCAAAATTTCTAATTAATGCTGCAGGAGGGGAGGCAATAAACATAGCACATGATGCAGGACTAGCAGAAAAACTCACCGATGTTCATTTTAGAGGAGAATATTGGAGAGCCCCAAAAGAATACAACAACTTGACTAAAACAAGTGTGTACTCTGTTCCAGAATTTCCAGACTATCCATTTTTAGATCCTCACTGGATAATCAGAGTTGATGGAAGTTGTGAGATTGGTCCAAATGCAGTTCCTGTGTTTAGTCCATACGGATACAATAAAACAGAAAACATCAAGGAGTTTATTCCAAAGATGCTGGAGATGCTAGGTTCTGGTGCAAGAAAAGCAATTTTTGACAAACAATTCCAAGAGTTGGCAATGAATGAGATTCAATCATCAATGTCAAAATCAGCAATGATTGATAGAGTGAAAAGATTTCTACCAAAGATCGATGCCGATAGGATAACAGAAAAAGGGACTGCAGGGATTAGATCATCAGTAATCGATGAGAATGGAAAATTTGTGCCAGATGTAATTCTAATTGATGATGATACATCATTTCATATTCTAAATTATAATTCACCGGGAGCAACCGGAGCATT